In one Lolium rigidum isolate FL_2022 chromosome 3, APGP_CSIRO_Lrig_0.1, whole genome shotgun sequence genomic region, the following are encoded:
- the LOC124696366 gene encoding methylesterase 17-like — protein sequence MAAGGDATEIKEHFVLVHGAGHGAWCWFRLLPLLRGHGHRVSCVDLAGAAGSRVDPGTVRSFDEYTAPLVDLLAALPDGEKHGNKTNINIFPQVILVGHSAGGLSVTHAMHLFSDRIKQAIFIAAAMLPFGFETEEDIKDGIPDLSELGDVFDLSFGLGLDHPPTSVGLREEFQRRILYEQSPQEDCALASILLRPWPAALSAARFGNGKRSTIDKVRRVYITTAKDTMVKLEQQEGMIRRWPPIEVVAMDTDHSPFFSAPEQLFQLILKSL from the exons ATGGCAGCCGGCGGCGATGCTACCGAGATCAAGGAGCACTTCGTCCTTGTGCACGGCGCCGGCCACGGTGCCTGGTGCTGGTTCAGGCTTCTCCCCTTGCTCCGGGGCCACGGCCACCGCGTCTCCTGCGTCGACCTTGCAGGGGCAGCAGGCAGCCGCGTCGACCCTGGCACCGTCCGGTCGTTTGACGAGTACACCGCGCCGCTCGTCGACCTACTGGCTGCGCTGCCGGACGGCGAGAAG CACGGTAACAAAACTAACATTAACATATTTCCTCAGGTGATTTTGGTTGGGCACAGCGCGGGAGGGCTCAGCGTGACCCATGCAATGCATCTATTCAGCGACAGAATCAAGCAGGCAATCTTCATAGCAGCAGCCATGCTTCCTTTTGGCTTCGAAACAGAAGAAGACATTAAAGAT GGCATACCTGATTTATCTGAGCTTGGGGACGTGTTTGACCTCTCATTTGGCCTGGGGCTGGATCACCCGCCAACGAGTGTGGGACTGCGGGAGGAGTTCCAGCGGAGGATCCTGTACGAGCAAAGCCCCCAAGAG GACTGTGCGCTTGCCTCCATCCTGCTTCGTCCATGGCCGGCTGCTCTGAGCGCAGCCAGGTTTGGGAATGGCAAGAGGAGCACAATCGACAAGGTGCGGCGCGTGTACATAACAACGGCGAAGGATACCATGGTGAAGCTGGAGCAGCAGGAGGGAATGATCCGCCGTTGGCCGCCGATTGAGGTGGTGGCCATGGACACCGACCACAGCCCCTTCTTCTCTGCACCAGAGCAGCTCTTTCAGCTCATCCTCAAGTCGCTGTGA
- the LOC124699318 gene encoding methylesterase 17-like has translation MGMAKDHFVLVHGEGHGGWCWFKLRWLLEGSGYRVTCIDLAGGGVDPTDPNTVRTFEQYDKPLLDLISTLPDGEKVILMGHGIGGLSVIHAMHEFVDRVKQAIFVAAAMLPFGLQTDEDKKDGLPSLPDNEIKSTFGAGADDPPTTVALRLEFQRDRLSQQSPEEDSILASMLMRPWPVSAISTASFEGADERLNRVKRVFIKTERDHMLDPQQQDSMIKKWPPSEVLVIDTDHSPFFSAPEQLFNLIVKSL, from the exons ATGGGCATGGCAAAGGATCACTTTGTGCTTGTTCATGGGGAAGGGCATGGAGGGTGGTGCTGGTTCAAGCTCCGGTGGCTCCTTGAGGGTTCTGGCTACAGGGTGACCTGCATAGACCTTGCCGGAGGTGGCGTCGACCCTACGGACCCCAACACAGTTCGGACATTCGAGCAGTATGACAAGCCACTCCTGGACCTCATCTCCACCTTGCCGGATGGTGAGAAG GTTATTCTGATGGGACATGGCATCGGAGGCCTGAGTGTGATTCATGCAATGCATGAATTCGTTGACAGGGTCAAGCAAGCAATTTTTGTGGCAGCTGCTATGCTGCCATTTGGACTTCAGACTGATGAAGATAAGAAAGAT GGATTACCAAGTTTGCCTGATAATGAGATTAAGTCGACATTCGGTGCAGGAGCAGATGATCCTCCAACGACTGTTGCTTTGAGATTAGAATTCCAACGTGATCGGCTATCCCAACAAAGCCCTGAAGAG GATTCAATACTGGCTTCAATGCTGATGCGACCATGGCCTGTGAGTGCTATTAGTACTGCAAGCTTCGAAGGAGCTGACGAGAGATTGAATCGAGTAAAACGGGTTTTCATAAAGACGGAGCGTGACCACATGCTGGACCCTCAGCAGCAAGATTCCATGATCAAGAAGTGGCCACCCAGCGAGGTTTTGGTCATAGATACAGATCACAGCCCTTTCTTCTCTGCACCGGAACAGCTCTTTAATCTAATAGTGAAATCTCTATGA
- the LOC124703291 gene encoding uncharacterized protein LOC124703291: MSMEAQNLRFVRCPKCLQLLVEYPTIPVYQCGGCGTVLRAKNRGAPVTRPDPVSGEQNSSPRSLEGSIQTSKSISSDEQKVVSACAQPSDNVVEGSISSVSKDDISCENVNPERTLSIGESATSGKVGGEENCCLVDGNAPNPEFMIKEADDNGTAADSSMKLVENVQNVEASETGNGEKGYSMGDASVGSEVAAVHSMESEELADSSNNMRGEVESMDMDEQKLSATNETMNYHEVVETNKLYKEDEAKFKNMLSQREDRPQPYEGLLIESYEDLIEELERSLSLSDDEEEFSDVADNNGLNDALHNQIGSRRFLSAGKMNDDPRSDPHGRLIEELEMSFSDAEEPLEHHVRIADKDNQDKARGKEHDKDPQFLVNETANTCEGSMSSTDGKHIQSEQNFEMNELTADGTKEKEEGWTGDDNKIDYVHGNELVVLTNKDISDIIHENEHDKDPLYRDTESANPCEGSISSFGDEHLKFGQNFQENELTTDGPKEKEDVCIDDDNKISCFHANELTVVTNKDIAERVHENEHDNKNDSVHGIEHVVLTSKDSPDIIHENEHDKDPQYLETESAKPCEGSISSIGDGHLKSGQNFQQNELTTDGLKEKEDSCIQDDSKVNFFHANEHVVVTNKDTAERYHEDEHDMSMINPHYLGAESANLGEGGISSFSDGHIKSGESFEQHKLTSDVTEEKKDTDDDNMNIGVQADKPVDVAGFSRLPNERIHCKSPSFVKKKEEISCRYRASLLRQGLSLDSEDFKSIQNFIESQMDGTSSSLSSGSPSQGDLVLKTSNKFKTVDQLERLKKMDGLRDQLNRLSIQKSLEKRYQNKDLEYQPQQLRNYDAEQQFRSIDADSNPSSCTLDSYYGHRKPPMYPPPNPYSPAHSYAHSHYGHAQAHIPHNFDAWEFNSYYQSSQAGSSILDHDSLKSSFKEQKRVVRKHILRPLSGASPYTVCNSCFYLVQMPSDVYISKGKIGKMQCGKCSRVIVLSVPAVDHADANISKEATQKSSKVDGRIVARTESASYNVGISEDYGASVTRSLSTRAGRALAVTESSKKVSDSALHLLMGYDSASQLLRHSRAFERHSRAFDDGYESFESMVPVSNRVSRRKNM; this comes from the exons ATGTCCATGGAAGCTCAAAATCTTCGGTTTGTCAGGTGCCCGAAATGCCTCCAGCTGCTCGTTGAGTACCCGACCATTCCGGTTTACCAATGCGGCGGCTGTGGGACTGTTCTTAGAG CGAAAAATCGAGGCGCGCCGGTAACTCGTCCTGATCCGGTATCCGGTGAACAGAACAGTTCTCCACGCAGTTTGGAAGGATCCATTCAGACTAGCAAGTCTATTTCTTCAGATGAACAGAAGGTTGTTTCTGCTTGTGCACAGCCTAGTGATAATGTGGTGGAGGGAAGTATTTCCTCTGTCAGTAAGGATGACATCTCCTGCGAGAATGTTAATCCAGAAAGAACTCTGTCCATTGGAGAGAGTGCAACATCTGGCAAGGTTGGTGGTGAGGAGAACTGTTGCCTGGTTGATGGCAATGCCCCAAACCCTGAGTTTATGATCAAAGAGGCAGATGACAACGGTACTGCAGCTGATTCTAGTATGAAGCTGGTCGAAAATGTACAGAATGTTGAAGCAAGTGAAACTGGAAACGGGGAAAAGGGATACAGTATGGGTGATGCTAGTGTTGGCAGTGAAGTTGCTGCTGTCCATAGCATGGAAAGTGAGGAATTAGCAGATTCTAGCAATAACATGAGAGGAGAAGTAGAGAGCATGGACATGGACGAGCAAAAGTTATCTGCTACCAATGAAACTATGAACTACCATGAGGTGGTTGAGACAAACAAACTGTACAAGGAAGATGAGGCAAAATTCAAGAACATGCTGTCTCAGAGAGAGGATAGGCCTCAACCATATGAGGGTTTACTTATTGAATCTTATGAAGATCTGATTGAAGAATTGGAGAGGTCTCTATCCttaagtgatgacgaggaagaatttTCGGATGTAGCAGATAACAATGGGCTCAATGATGCTCTGCATAACCAAATTGGTAGCCGAAGGTTTTTGTCAGCGGGCAAAATGAATGATGATCCTCGGAGTGATCCTCATGGCCGATTGATTGAAGAACTGGAAATGTCTTTTAGTGATGCAGAGGAACCATTAGAACATCATGTCAGGATTGCAGACAAAGATAATCAAGATAAAGCTCGTGGGAAGGAGCATGATAAGGATCCACAATTCCTGGTTAATGAAACTGCCAATACATGTGAAGGAAGTATGTCTTCCACTGATGGCAAACATATACAATCTGaacaaaattttgaaatgaaCGAGCTAACAGCTGATGGCActaaagaaaaagaagagggTTGGACTGGAGATGATAATAAGATCGACTATGTTCATGGGAATGAGCTTGTCGTGCTTACAAACAAAGACATTTCAGACATAATTCATGAGAATGAGCATGATAAGGATCCACTGTACCGGGACACTGAAAGTGCAAATCCATGTGAAGGAAGCATCTCTTCTTTCGGTGATGAACATctcaaatttggacaaaatttCCAAGAAAATGAGTTAACAACTGATGGCCCAAAAGAGAAGGAAGATGTTTGTATTGATGATGATAATAAGATCAGCTGTTTTCATGCGAATGAGCTTACCGTGGTCACAAACAAGGACATTGCAGAAAGAGTTCATGAGAATGAGCATGATAATAAGAACGACAGTGTTCATGGGATTGAGCATGTCGTCCTTACAAGCAAAGACAGTCCAGACATAATTCATGAGAATGAGCATGATAAGGATCCACAATACCTGGAGACTGAAAGCGCAAAGCCGTGTGAAGGAAGCATCTCTTCCATCGGTGACGGACATCTCAAATCTGGACAAAATTTCCAACAAAATGAGCTAACAACAGATGGCCTGAAAGAGAAGGAAGATAGTTGTATTCAAGATGACAGTAAGGTCAACTTTTTTCATGCGAACGAGCATGTTGTGGTCACAAACAAGGACACTGCAGAAAGGTATCATGAGGATGAGCATGATATGTCTATGATAAACCCACACTACCTGGGCGCTGAAAGTGCAAATCTTGGTGAAGGGGGCATCTCCTCATTCAGTGATGGACATATCAAATCTGGAGAAAGTTTTGAACAACACAAACTGACTTCTGATGTCACTGAAGAAAAGAAGGATACGGACGATGACAATATGAATATCGGTGTTCAAGCTGACAAACCAGTAGATGTTGCTGGGTTTTCGAGATTGCCAAATGAGAGGATTCATTGCAAATCACCTAGCTTCGTTAAGAAAAAAGAAGAGATATCATGCAGATACAGAGCCAGTCTACTTCGTCAAGGACTTTCTCTTGATTCTGAAGACTTCAAGTCAATCCAAAACTTCATTGAGTCGCAAATGGATGGAACCTCAAGTTCTCTCTCAAGTGGGTCACCTAGTCAAGGAGATTTGGTGCTGAAAACATCAAATAAGTTCAAGACTGTTGATCAACTTGAGCGCCTCAAGAAGATGGATGGTCTAAGAGATCAGCTAAACAGGCTTTCTATCCAGAAGAGTTTGGAGAAAAGGTATCAGAATAAAGACCTGGAATACCAGCCACAGCAACTCCGTAACTATGATGCCGAGCAACAGTTTCGAAGCATTGATGCTGATTCCAACCCAAGTTCTTGTACCCTAGACTCCTATTATGGTCATCGAAAGCCACCAATGTACCCCCCACCAAATCCTTACTCACCAGCCCATTCATATGCGCATAGTCATTATGGACATGCGCAAGCACACATCCCACACAACTTTGATGCTTGGGAGTTCAATTCATATTACCAATCCTCACAAGCTGGTAGCTCAATCCTTGACCACGATTCACTAAAGTCAAGCTTCAAGGAACAGAAGCGAGTGGTGAGAAAGCATATATTGCGGCCTCTGTCAGGTGCTTCACCATATACAGTCTGCAACAGCTGTTTCTATTTGGTCCAAATGCCATCCGATGTCTACATCTCAAAAGGGAAGATCGGGAAAATGCAGTGTGGTAAGTGTTCCAGGGTTATTGTATTATCAGTTCCTGCTGTAGATCACGCCGATGCAAATATCAGCAAGGAAGCAACCCAAAAATCAAGCAAGGTCGACGGCAGAATAGTTGCTAGAACTGAGAGTGCTTCTTACAATGTCGGTATAAGTGAAGATTATGGAGCATCCGTCACAAGAAGCTTGTCTACTCGAGCTGGACGAGCCCTTGCTGTCACAGAAAGTAGCAAGAAGGTTTCAGACTCGGCACTTCATCTGCTCATGGGGTATGATTCAGCAAGCCAGTTGCTACGTCACAGCAGGGCGTTTGAGCGTCACAGCAGGGCGTTTGATGATGGATATGAGAGCTTTGAGTCAATGGTGCCGGTGTCCAACAGAGTGTCCAGAAGGAAGAACATGTGA